A region from the Geotrypetes seraphini chromosome 10, aGeoSer1.1, whole genome shotgun sequence genome encodes:
- the OTOP3 gene encoding proton channel OTOP3: protein MSRYGLTLTLATDLLLWVLVVSDDSVKRELESTSHPWENLSLSGNTKNATTCGCSDTPVCPVFKRGYDTLYPFYLEYCLICCSMLYVMWKNVGRRIPHHGTRASPKLKLQGVVFGPLLGSFTLFVGLSIFIMYQIQATTSELTKQAFFMYYIYCITLLPIMVLCCVSGTIIHSLEERELDPHKNPTRSLDIVLLLGASLGPFAISYYSIVACVAVDPRRQLNSLNLSYSVIVILEHIAQNIFIIEGLHRPSAIDIEGKALEDKVDPSPRRCSVLEIRRQSLQNFRRASHAYLHNYSRLNWKKRVLKEISVFLILCNIILWIMPAFGAQPQFENGLEKTFYGQSTWFTILNFGLPLGIFYRMHAVGGLLEIYLTA from the exons ATGTCCCG atatgGGCTGACCCTTACCTTGGCCACAGACCTGCTGCTCTGGGTGTTAGTGGTCAGTGATGACTCTGTGAAAAGGGAACTGGAATCTACTTCCCACCCTTGGGAGAACCTCTCCCTCTCAGGTAAT ACGAAAAATGCCACTACCTGTGGATGCTCAGATACACCCGTCTGCCCAGTCTTTAAGAGGGGCTATGATACCCTGTATCCATTTTATCTTGAATACTGCCTTATCTGCTGCTCCATGCTCTACGTCATGTGGAAAAACGTGGGGAGGCGGATCCCTCATCATGGCACTCGTGCTTCACCTAAGCTTAAGCTCCAAGGAGTGGTCTTCGGACCTCTATTGGGTTCGTTTACTCTTTTCGTCGGGCTCTCTATTTTCATCATGTACCAGATCCAGGCTACAACCTCAGAGCTCACTAAGCAGGCCTTTTTCATGTACTACATCTACTGTATCACACTATTGCCAATTATGGTCCTCTGCTGTGTGTCAGGGACCATCATCCACAGCTTGGAAGAGCGGGAGCTGGATCCACACAAAAATCCAACCAGAAGCCTGGATATAGTCTTGCTATTGGGGGCTTCACTAGGCCCATTTGCTATATCTTATTACTCCATTGTAGCCTGTGTGGCCGTGGATCCTAGAAGACAACTGAACAGTCTGAACCTGTCCTACTCGGTGATCGTCATCTTGGAACACATTGCACAAAACATCTTTATAATTGAGGGGCTTC ATAGACCGAGCGCGATAGACATTGAAGGAAAAGCATTGGAGGACAAGGTAGATCCATCTCCAAGAAGATGTTCAGTGCTTGAGATAAGGCGTCAATCCTTGCAGAACTTCAGGAGGGCTTCCCATGCCTATCTCCATAACTATTCTCGATTAAACTGGAAGAAGCGGGTTCTGAAAGAAATATCGGTCTTCCTTATCTTGTGTAATATTATT CTATGGATCATGCCAGCTTTTGGAGCACAACCCCAGTTTGAAAATGGGCTAGAGAAAACATTTTATGGCCAATCCACTTGGTTTACTATCTTGAACTTTGGCCTTCCTCTGGGAATTTTCTACCGAATGCATGCAGTTGGGGGCCTCTTGGAGATTTATCTCACCGCCTGA